The Acidobacteriota bacterium genomic interval GGAGTTGATTATCGGAGCCTTTCTGGGTCTGGCCGCGCAGGTGGTGTTTGAAGGCGCGATCCTCGCCGGTGAAGTGGCCAGCTTCCAGTTGGGCCTGAGTCTGGAAACGTCGATCGATCCCACCACCGGCGCCAGCAGCACCATCATGACCACCTTCCATCGCCTGGTGGTGCTCTACATTTTCCTGGAGATGGGTGTGCATCGCTGGATTTTGCTGGCGCTGCTCTCGAGCTTCGCCAAGCTGCCTCTGGGCACCAGCCTTGCGGCGCTCACCGGCCAGCAACTGCTGCACTTTGCCGGCAACCTCTGGATTTGGGGCCTGGAGCTGGTCATGCCCATCCTCATCGCCACCCTGCTGATCGACGTCACGCTGGCCTTTTTCTCCAAAATTGCGCCACAGTTGCCGGTGATGTATGTCGGCATTCCGGTCAAGCAATTGGTCGGCTACGCCGTGCTCGTTGCCGCCCTGCGCTTCTGGCCGAGTTTGGTGGGGCCGCAGTTCCAGAGCGCCATCGGCTTCTTTCTGCAAAACGCGCACAAGGTATAGGCGGTGGCGAACTCCGAAAAAACAGAACCAGGAACAGCCCACCGGCGCGAAGAAGCGCGCAAGGAAGGCCAGGTCGCGCGCGGCCGCGATCTGCCCGGCGCCGTCGGCCTGCTCGCCGCCATCGCCGTCATGGCCTGGGGTTCGAGCGGCGGCGTGGCGCAGTGGCGGCGGCTGATGGCGGCGCTGTTGCAACAGGCCACCACGCCCGGGCTGCTGATCGGCTGGCAGCAGTTCCGCTCGACCTTTCTGCTGACGCTGGAGTGGTCGGCGGCGATGGCCGCGGCCGCCTGGATTTGCGGCACCGCGGTGGCGTTTCAGGGCGGCTTTGTGTTCTCCGGCAAGGCGCTGGCCAAGCTGAGCCGGCTGTCGCCGGTGGAGAACGTCAAGAACATCTTCTCGCCGGCGACGCTGAGCAAAACCGCGAAGTCGATTATTCCCGCGGGCGTGATGGCCTGGCTCACCTGGAGCGTGCTCGCCGGAAGCTGGAATCAACTGATACAGTCGGGCAGCATGAGCGTGCCGGAGGCGCTCGCCTGGACGGTCAAGCTGTGTATGGCCATGGCCTGGCGCGGCGGCCTGGTGCTGCTGATCTGGTCCGGCGCCGATTACCTGCTGCAGCGCCTCCAGCACGAACAGTCGCTGAAGATGACCAAGCAGGAGGTCAAAGAAGATAACAAGGAGACGCAGGGCAATCCGGAAACCCGCGGCCGCGTCCGCCGCATTCAACGGCAGATGGCGCGCCGCCGCATGATGCGCGATGTGCCGCTCGCGAGCGTGGTGATCGTCAACCCCACCGAATACGCCGTCGCCCTGCGCTACGACCCTGCGGTGATGGCGGCGCCGGTGGTGGTCGCCAAAGGGCGTAATCTGGTGGCGGCCCGCATCCGCTTTCTGGCCGTGCGCAGCGGCGTACCCATCGTCGAGGATCGCCCGCTCGCGCGCGCCCTGTATGGCTATGTCGAAATCGGCGCGCCCATCCCCGGGCGCCTCTACACCGCGGTCGCCGAAATTCTCGCCTTCCTGCACCGCCAGGCGCGCTGGCGCGCGGGCTAGAGCGCCGCACCGGAGATCCAGAACGCGCGCTCGTCTGCGGGCGGCTACGCAGTCGACGCTTCTCTGTCCTTCAGGGTTCCCAACTTGCCGCCGAGTGCGCGCTTGACGCGCTCGTCGATGTGGTACCGGGGAAGCACCGCGGACGTGAGCGCTTCTTCGGACCACAGCTGCTCGATTTCCTGCTCGCTCCAGTTCCCGGACCTGCGGAGAGCGAGTGCGCCCAGAACGGCCTCGACCAGCTGCTGCTGGAACCATTCCCGCACGACCGACTCGATCACCGGCTCCGCGCTCGGAACGTGGCCGTACTGCCTGCACCAGCGGGCGGTCATGTCCGTGAACACCCTAAAATCCGCGTTTGCCTGAATAGTGTTTGAGAGCGCCAGGTACTTTGCCGCGCGGTCCTCGAGGAAGTCTCTCGTGCGCGAGCCATCCTTTACCGAGACCCACTTCACCTGAGGGTCGAAGAGACCCGCAACTTCCTCCGCCGGGGTTGTGCCCGTACCGGCAAACAGCGAGTAGATATCGCCGGCGCGCCCACCGTTGCCTCTCTGCGAGCTTCCACCTGCACCCGAGCCGGCCGCTCCAGCACCGTCCCGACGCGCCATCCCGCCAGCGTTCGTGAAATCGTCCTCGACGACAAATTTGCCCGAGGACGCGGGGCGGTAGCGGCTGAATTTGAACAAATCCCTAATCTGCTTCAGACGCTCACGAATTGACGCCGCACTTTCAGTGCTCCCCGCGCCCGCCGCAACCCGGTCGATCAGTCTCGATATTGGGTCTGGCATGTTTTCGCGAAATTCGGCACACCACTCGGCCCAGGGCAAGGGTTGTCCACTGACGAGAAGCTGGGTTCGGGCAGTGTTGGCCGTCAGGCCGCCGCTTTCGTTCTGCGTAGGGGCCACGTATATGACCACCTTGTTATACCCGAAAATGACTCCGAACGACTGCAGTCGAATCACTC includes:
- a CDS encoding ATP-binding protein; this translates as MTNPALKPPKIVGETLEMKVANMTFMLERLAQDCAPLQFIRELTENAIQGVQAVDGGRGEIRWDFDRVRYELEPKEGYKLAVIDTGIGMTGPEMVEYINQLSSSMHAQSKHGNFGMGAKIAAAPRSTHGLVYLSWKNGQGSMIHLWKDPTSGAYGLRRHPNGEFWLQITDDIKPDPIKGHGTAVIMLGNNYDENTMNAPPEAQIPSRWITRYLNGRYFRFPEGVTVKARENWSALDDSHNMLRKVTGMEDWLKKNSSESGVLKLKDAKALWWILKDKVDDSGSHPANGHCAALYDDELYEMTVGHPGVIRLQSFGVIFGYNKVVIYVAPTQNESGGLTANTARTQLLVSGQPLPWAEWCAEFRENMPDPISRLIDRVAAGAGSTESAASIRERLKQIRDLFKFSRYRPASSGKFVVEDDFTNAGGMARRDGAGAAGSGAGGSSQRGNGGRAGDIYSLFAGTGTTPAEEVAGLFDPQVKWVSVKDGSRTRDFLEDRAAKYLALSNTIQANADFRVFTDMTARWCRQYGHVPSAEPVIESVVREWFQQQLVEAVLGALALRRSGNWSEQEIEQLWSEEALTSAVLPRYHIDERVKRALGGKLGTLKDREASTA
- a CDS encoding EscU/YscU/HrcU family type III secretion system export apparatus switch protein, with translation MANSEKTEPGTAHRREEARKEGQVARGRDLPGAVGLLAAIAVMAWGSSGGVAQWRRLMAALLQQATTPGLLIGWQQFRSTFLLTLEWSAAMAAAAWICGTAVAFQGGFVFSGKALAKLSRLSPVENVKNIFSPATLSKTAKSIIPAGVMAWLTWSVLAGSWNQLIQSGSMSVPEALAWTVKLCMAMAWRGGLVLLIWSGADYLLQRLQHEQSLKMTKQEVKEDNKETQGNPETRGRVRRIQRQMARRRMMRDVPLASVVIVNPTEYAVALRYDPAVMAAPVVVAKGRNLVAARIRFLAVRSGVPIVEDRPLARALYGYVEIGAPIPGRLYTAVAEILAFLHRQARWRAG
- a CDS encoding type III secretion protein — translated: MTIPTQWIAYVVPALLIACRMSGLLIAAPFFGETAVPARVKAALVIALTALLLPITSPVMPHRTVLDLFGDALSELIIGAFLGLAAQVVFEGAILAGEVASFQLGLSLETSIDPTTGASSTIMTTFHRLVVLYIFLEMGVHRWILLALLSSFAKLPLGTSLAALTGQQLLHFAGNLWIWGLELVMPILIATLLIDVTLAFFSKIAPQLPVMYVGIPVKQLVGYAVLVAALRFWPSLVGPQFQSAIGFFLQNAHKV